One window from the genome of Streptomyces sp. NBC_01476 encodes:
- a CDS encoding MSMEG_0567/sll0787 family protein gives MLLDGGSAAPDLDSGDDILALLGDRSTLRRRPAFTIGQAAGAAETAAYRRLRRDAFVHSQGLFDGHDLDHLDDDPRTVVLVARDPAGTVLGGVRLAPYGGGPDIGWWTGSRLVAAPGAPRGVGAALVRAACARAEAEGVLRFEATVQLRNDVLFRRLGWLPVRPVTVAGAPHILMRRPIGRIADQSAATKAALGPLLTALHAAAGAAPAPGTAGEPAAEPAASFLGGPGFVGDDGAPVPGSDLIAACDAILPSMVERDPQWAGWCAVLVNVNDLAAMGASPVGLLDALGAPDAAHAGKVLAGLGRAAAAYGVAVLGGHTQLGVPAALSVTALGRTDRPVPGGGGRAGHAVRLTADLGGGWRPGYRGRQWDSTSHRRPAELRAMLGAVGRAAPAAAKDVSMAGIAGTLGMLAEASGCGAVLDVAAVPRPDGATAGDWLTCFPGFAMLTADEPGAAPLPAGPATGAVCGELTAGQGVGLRWPDGEITEAVTAAVTGMGTA, from the coding sequence GTGCTCCTCGACGGCGGCAGCGCCGCCCCCGACCTCGACAGCGGCGACGACATCCTCGCGCTGCTCGGTGACCGCAGCACCCTGCGCCGCCGGCCGGCCTTCACCATCGGCCAGGCCGCCGGCGCGGCCGAGACGGCCGCCTACCGCAGGCTGCGCCGTGACGCCTTCGTGCACTCCCAGGGCCTCTTCGACGGCCACGACCTGGACCACCTCGACGACGACCCGCGGACCGTGGTCCTGGTGGCCCGCGACCCGGCAGGCACCGTCCTGGGCGGCGTACGCCTCGCCCCGTACGGCGGTGGCCCCGACATCGGCTGGTGGACCGGCAGCCGGCTGGTGGCCGCCCCCGGCGCCCCGCGCGGTGTCGGCGCCGCCCTGGTCCGTGCCGCCTGCGCCCGCGCGGAGGCGGAAGGAGTGCTGCGGTTCGAGGCGACGGTCCAGCTCCGCAACGACGTCCTCTTCCGCCGCCTGGGCTGGCTCCCGGTCCGTCCGGTGACAGTCGCCGGCGCCCCGCACATCCTGATGCGCCGGCCCATCGGCCGCATCGCGGACCAGTCTGCGGCCACCAAGGCGGCCCTCGGCCCGCTGCTGACCGCGCTGCACGCGGCGGCCGGCGCGGCCCCCGCCCCGGGCACCGCGGGGGAACCCGCTGCCGAGCCGGCTGCCTCCTTCCTCGGCGGCCCCGGGTTCGTCGGGGACGACGGGGCGCCCGTGCCCGGGAGCGATCTGATCGCCGCGTGCGACGCGATCCTGCCCTCGATGGTGGAGCGGGATCCGCAGTGGGCCGGCTGGTGCGCCGTGCTGGTGAACGTCAACGACCTCGCCGCCATGGGTGCTTCGCCCGTGGGGCTGCTGGACGCACTGGGCGCGCCGGACGCCGCCCACGCCGGGAAGGTGCTGGCCGGGCTCGGCCGGGCGGCAGCGGCCTACGGCGTCGCGGTGCTCGGCGGACACACCCAGCTCGGGGTGCCGGCCGCGCTGTCGGTGACCGCGCTGGGCCGTACCGACCGCCCGGTGCCGGGCGGAGGCGGGCGCGCCGGACACGCGGTGCGGCTCACCGCGGACCTGGGCGGCGGCTGGCGGCCCGGCTACCGGGGCCGGCAGTGGGACTCCACCAGCCACCGGCGGCCGGCCGAACTGCGGGCCATGCTCGGCGCGGTGGGCCGGGCCGCTCCCGCCGCCGCCAAGGACGTCTCGATGGCCGGGATCGCCGGGACCCTGGGCATGCTCGCGGAGGCGAGCGGCTGCGGCGCCGTCCTGGACGTGGCCGCGGTGCCCCGCCCGGACGGCGCCACCGCCGGGGACTGGCTCACCTGCTTCCCCGGCTTCGCGATGCTGACCGCCGACGAGCCGGGTGCCGCGCCGCTGCCGGCCGGTCCGGCGACCGGCGCCGTCTGCGGCGAACTGACCGCAGGACAAGGCGTCGGGCTGCGCTGGCCCGACGGAGAGATCACCGAAGCCGTCACCGCAGCGGTGACCGGGATGGGGACCGCATGA
- a CDS encoding carbon-nitrogen hydrolase family protein → MSTLRMAAAAAEFGRDLEADFAVVERLVKQARAEDVHLLALPEACLGGYLLSLDDDAELDAGPPPLALDGPELRRLAALAGELTVVAGYCEAGDDGRRYNSVVCLTGDGILGNHRKVHQPLGENHSYASGDRFHAFDTPAGRLGMMICYDKAFPEAARTLALDGAEIAVCVSAWPGARTHSSADLNQDRWKRRFDLHDRSRALENQFVWVSANQSGTFGSLRFVGSAKVVDPGGDILADTGVAAGLAIAELDVAQALETARRAMGHLRDRRPETYTYTSPGAVLA, encoded by the coding sequence ATGAGCACCCTGCGCATGGCCGCCGCGGCGGCCGAGTTCGGCCGCGACCTGGAGGCGGACTTCGCCGTCGTGGAACGGCTGGTCAAACAGGCCCGCGCCGAGGACGTACACCTGCTGGCGCTGCCCGAGGCGTGCCTCGGCGGCTATCTGCTCAGCCTGGACGACGACGCGGAACTCGACGCCGGGCCGCCGCCGTTGGCGCTCGACGGCCCGGAGCTGCGCCGACTCGCCGCACTGGCGGGGGAGTTGACCGTCGTGGCGGGCTACTGCGAGGCCGGTGACGACGGCCGGCGCTACAACAGCGTGGTGTGCCTGACCGGTGACGGGATCCTCGGAAACCACCGCAAGGTGCACCAGCCGCTGGGTGAGAACCACAGTTACGCCTCCGGTGACCGCTTCCACGCCTTCGACACCCCGGCCGGCCGGCTCGGCATGATGATCTGCTACGACAAGGCGTTCCCGGAGGCCGCCCGCACGCTCGCGCTGGACGGCGCGGAGATCGCGGTCTGCGTCTCGGCCTGGCCCGGCGCCCGCACGCACAGTTCCGCCGACCTCAACCAGGACCGCTGGAAGCGCCGCTTCGACCTGCACGACCGTTCCCGCGCGCTGGAGAACCAGTTCGTCTGGGTCTCCGCCAACCAGTCGGGCACCTTCGGGTCGCTACGCTTCGTCGGGAGCGCCAAGGTCGTCGACCCGGGCGGCGACATCCTCGCCGACACCGGGGTGGCGGCCGGCCTCGCCATCGCCGAACTCGACGTGGCGCAGGCGCTGGAGACCGCCCGCCGTGCGATGGGCCACCTCCGTGACCGGCGCCCGGAGACCTACACGTACACCAGCCCGGGAGCCGTCCTCGCGTGA
- a CDS encoding carbon-nitrogen hydrolase family protein: MSTVRIAAAAAHFGRDLEFDLARIGKLIADARQEGAAVLVLPDAALGGYLADLRHPDPGALPPALKPDAPAILEVARLAAGMVVCLGYCEDGGDERYNAAVCVSGDGVLGRHRKVHLPAGETTAYTPGDRFEAFDTPAGRIGMLIDYDKTFPESARSLALDGAEILACLSAWPTSVTDRAPRMPQDRQAKLFDLYDQARAAENQVVLASSNQTGSMGRMRFLGQAKVVGPGGDILARTWSKAGLAVAELDVAAEIDRARRVLHHLGERRPDTYREGPS, from the coding sequence ATGAGCACTGTCCGGATCGCGGCCGCGGCCGCCCACTTCGGCCGCGACCTGGAGTTCGACCTGGCCCGGATCGGCAAACTCATCGCCGACGCCCGCCAGGAAGGCGCCGCCGTCCTCGTCCTGCCCGACGCCGCACTCGGCGGTTACCTCGCCGATCTGCGGCACCCCGACCCCGGCGCGCTGCCGCCGGCCCTGAAGCCCGACGCCCCGGCGATCCTCGAAGTCGCCCGGCTGGCCGCCGGGATGGTGGTCTGCCTCGGTTACTGCGAGGACGGCGGCGACGAGCGGTACAACGCCGCGGTGTGCGTCAGCGGCGACGGTGTCCTCGGCCGGCACCGCAAGGTGCACCTGCCCGCGGGCGAGACCACCGCGTACACGCCGGGGGACAGGTTCGAGGCGTTCGACACCCCGGCGGGCCGGATCGGCATGCTCATCGACTACGACAAGACCTTCCCCGAGTCGGCCCGTTCGCTGGCGCTGGACGGCGCCGAGATCCTTGCCTGCCTGTCCGCCTGGCCGACCAGCGTCACCGACCGGGCGCCGCGGATGCCGCAGGACCGGCAGGCCAAACTCTTCGACCTGTACGACCAGGCACGCGCCGCGGAGAACCAGGTGGTCCTCGCCTCCTCCAACCAGACCGGCAGCATGGGCCGGATGCGGTTCCTCGGCCAGGCCAAGGTGGTCGGCCCTGGCGGCGACATCCTGGCCCGCACCTGGTCCAAGGCCGGCCTTGCCGTGGCGGAACTCGACGTCGCCGCCGAGATCGACCGGGCCCGCCGGGTCCTGCACCACCTCGGTGAGCGCCGTCCGGACACCTACCGGGAGGGACCTTCGTGA
- a CDS encoding MSMEG_0565 family glycosyltransferase has translation MRIALLSYSTKPRGGVVHTLALAEALAAAGQDVTVWTLGRGGDAGFFRPVDPAVRLRIVPFPDGPAGESVGERILRSIATLREHFDGTGYDIVHAQDCISANAVDSCVRTVHHIDHFTTPELAACHERALTTPYAHVCVSATVADELAAGWGLKAEVIPNGVAYERFADTDPAARDRWRRRLGRYVLTVGGIEPRKGSLDLLEAYALLRERLPGLQLVIAGGETLFDYRDYRTRWETRAAELRVRPLVLGEVPDDDLPALVAAAGAFAFPSVREGFGLAAMEALAAGVPLTVRDLPVLREVFGPAARYAATPEALAAELAAALTGDDPTRRTAGRTLAARHTWAEAARRHLAFYRCLG, from the coding sequence GTGAGGATCGCCCTGCTCAGCTACTCCACCAAGCCCCGCGGCGGTGTCGTGCACACGCTCGCCCTGGCCGAAGCGCTGGCCGCGGCCGGCCAGGACGTCACCGTCTGGACGCTGGGCCGGGGCGGCGACGCCGGCTTCTTCCGCCCGGTCGACCCGGCGGTCCGGCTGCGGATCGTGCCCTTCCCCGACGGCCCTGCCGGGGAGAGCGTCGGCGAGCGCATCCTGCGCTCCATCGCCACGCTGCGTGAGCATTTCGACGGCACGGGTTACGACATCGTGCACGCCCAGGACTGCATCAGCGCCAACGCGGTCGACTCCTGCGTGCGCACCGTCCACCACATCGACCACTTCACCACCCCTGAGCTGGCCGCCTGCCACGAACGCGCGCTGACCACCCCGTACGCGCATGTGTGCGTCTCCGCGACGGTCGCCGACGAGCTCGCCGCGGGCTGGGGACTCAAGGCCGAGGTCATACCGAACGGTGTCGCCTACGAGCGCTTCGCGGACACCGACCCGGCCGCCCGCGACCGCTGGCGGCGGCGTCTGGGACGCTATGTCCTCACCGTCGGCGGCATCGAGCCGCGCAAGGGCTCGCTGGACCTGCTGGAGGCGTACGCGCTGCTCCGGGAGCGGCTCCCCGGCCTGCAGCTGGTGATCGCCGGCGGTGAGACCCTCTTCGACTACCGCGACTACCGCACCCGCTGGGAGACCCGGGCCGCCGAACTCCGGGTCCGGCCGCTGGTGCTCGGCGAAGTGCCGGACGACGACCTGCCCGCGCTGGTCGCAGCGGCGGGCGCTTTCGCCTTCCCCTCGGTGCGGGAGGGCTTCGGCCTGGCGGCGATGGAGGCGCTCGCGGCCGGTGTCCCGCTCACCGTCCGTGACCTGCCGGTACTGCGTGAGGTCTTCGGGCCGGCGGCCCGCTACGCGGCCACTCCCGAAGCACTGGCGGCCGAACTCGCCGCCGCGCTGACCGGCGACGACCCCACCCGTCGTACCGCGGGCCGCACCCTCGCCGCCCGCCACACGTGGGCGGAGGCCGCCCGCCGTCACCTGGCCTTCTACCGCTGCCTGGGCTGA
- a CDS encoding TylF/MycF/NovP-related O-methyltransferase — protein MAWKKTLNKTLSTLTGFELRRPAPPKPRPAPAAPAKPKPPSAPKLPADYDDEARATIQAVRPWTMTSPERLNAFILAVRYVNKHRIPGSIVECGVWRGGSMQAAARTLLEVGDTERDLYLFDTFEGMPPPTDRDLRRDGESAADLLARQGKDRPIWAVATLDDVKEGFEQVPYPQERIHYCQGMVEDTIPEQAPEQISILRLDTDWYESTKHELEHLYSRLSSGGVLLIDDYGWWQGSREAVDEFLEKTGARLLLLRMDEGRVAVKP, from the coding sequence ATGGCATGGAAGAAAACACTGAACAAAACTCTCTCCACCCTCACCGGTTTCGAGCTGCGCCGCCCCGCGCCGCCCAAACCGCGCCCCGCGCCTGCGGCCCCCGCCAAACCGAAACCGCCGAGCGCCCCCAAGCTCCCCGCCGACTACGACGACGAGGCGCGTGCGACCATCCAGGCGGTCCGGCCCTGGACCATGACCTCTCCGGAACGGCTGAACGCCTTCATCCTCGCCGTCCGGTACGTCAACAAGCACCGCATACCCGGGTCCATCGTGGAGTGCGGTGTCTGGCGGGGCGGCAGCATGCAGGCGGCGGCCCGCACCCTGCTCGAAGTCGGTGACACCGAGCGCGACCTCTACCTCTTCGACACCTTCGAGGGCATGCCCCCGCCCACCGACCGCGACCTGCGCCGCGACGGCGAATCCGCCGCCGACCTGCTGGCCCGCCAGGGCAAGGACCGCCCGATCTGGGCCGTGGCCACCCTGGACGACGTGAAGGAAGGCTTCGAGCAGGTCCCGTATCCGCAGGAGCGGATCCACTACTGCCAGGGCATGGTGGAGGACACCATCCCCGAGCAGGCACCGGAGCAGATCTCGATCCTCCGGCTGGACACCGACTGGTACGAGTCCACCAAGCACGAGCTGGAGCACCTCTACTCACGCCTGTCCAGCGGCGGTGTGCTCCTCATCGACGACTACGGCTGGTGGCAGGGCTCCCGCGAGGCCGTGGACGAGTTCCTGGAGAAGACCGGCGCCCGGCTGCTCCTGCTGCGCATGGACGAGGGCCGCGTCGCGGTCAAGCCCTGA
- a CDS encoding DUF2252 domain-containing protein has translation MTTQIGDRTGGRWTPPRERAARGKAARSRANRSSHAEYDPAGRTFDPVDLIEKQSADRLPELVPIRYARMSESPFRFYRGAAAVMAADLARTPSAGLRAQLCGDAHLMNFRLLGSPERHLLFDINDFDETLPGPFEWDIKRLATSLVIAARENGYDERERAGIVRAAVCSYREQMRRFATMTNLDVWYARQDADQMRAVASGRLHSRGRRQVSKALDKARSRDSLQAFEKFTHLVDGNRRIRPAPPLITPLADLLPGAERSQLEEAITELLRGYARSLQSDRQHLLAQFTLADMARKVVGVGSVGTRCWIVLLLGRDGSDPLFLQAKEAGASVLAEHAGAAEYATEGERVVAGQRLMQAASDIFLGWRRTRGIDGVERDFYIRQLRDWKGVVEPSLMVPRGMRLFGELCGATLARAHARSGDRIALAAYLGGGDVFDRSVAEFAELYADQNERDHQALLQAVGAGRVKAAA, from the coding sequence ATGACGACGCAGATCGGTGACCGCACGGGCGGGAGGTGGACCCCTCCCCGGGAGCGGGCGGCCCGGGGCAAGGCGGCCCGCTCCCGGGCGAACCGGTCGAGCCACGCGGAGTACGACCCGGCCGGCCGGACCTTCGACCCGGTGGACCTCATCGAGAAGCAGTCGGCCGACCGCCTCCCGGAACTCGTACCGATCCGCTATGCCCGGATGAGCGAGTCACCGTTCCGCTTCTACCGCGGCGCCGCGGCCGTCATGGCCGCCGACCTGGCCCGCACCCCTTCCGCGGGGCTGCGTGCCCAGCTCTGCGGTGACGCCCATCTGATGAACTTCCGCCTGCTCGGCTCACCCGAGCGGCACCTGCTCTTCGACATCAACGACTTCGACGAGACGCTGCCCGGCCCCTTCGAGTGGGACATCAAACGCCTCGCCACCAGCCTGGTCATCGCGGCCCGGGAGAACGGCTACGACGAGCGGGAACGGGCCGGCATCGTGCGGGCCGCGGTGTGCTCCTACCGCGAGCAGATGCGCCGCTTCGCCACCATGACCAACCTCGACGTCTGGTACGCCCGGCAGGACGCGGACCAGATGCGGGCGGTCGCCTCCGGGAGGCTGCACAGCCGCGGCCGAAGGCAGGTCTCCAAGGCGCTGGACAAGGCCCGTTCCCGGGACAGCCTCCAGGCGTTCGAGAAGTTCACGCACCTGGTCGACGGCAACCGCCGAATCCGCCCCGCCCCGCCGCTGATCACGCCGCTCGCCGACCTCCTCCCGGGCGCGGAGCGCTCCCAACTGGAGGAAGCCATCACCGAGTTGCTCCGCGGTTACGCACGCAGCCTGCAGTCCGACCGGCAGCACCTGCTGGCGCAGTTCACGCTGGCCGACATGGCGCGCAAGGTGGTCGGGGTGGGCAGTGTGGGCACCCGGTGCTGGATCGTGCTGCTGCTGGGCCGTGACGGCTCCGATCCGCTCTTCCTCCAGGCCAAGGAGGCGGGCGCCTCGGTGCTGGCCGAGCATGCCGGGGCCGCCGAGTACGCCACCGAGGGCGAACGGGTCGTCGCCGGACAGCGGTTGATGCAGGCGGCCAGTGACATCTTCCTCGGCTGGCGGCGCACCCGCGGCATCGACGGTGTCGAACGGGACTTCTACATCCGCCAGTTGCGGGACTGGAAAGGCGTGGTCGAGCCGTCGCTGATGGTCCCGCGCGGCATGCGGCTCTTCGGTGAACTCTGCGGCGCCACCCTCGCCCGTGCGCACGCCAGGTCGGGCGACCGGATCGCCCTGGCCGCCTACCTCGGCGGCGGCGACGTCTTCGACCGGTCCGTCGCCGAGTTCGCCGAGCTCTACGCCGACCAGAACGAACGCGACCACCAAGCGCTGCTCCAGGCGGTCGGCGCGGGGCGGGTGAAGGCGGCGGCCTGA
- a CDS encoding TerD family protein, whose translation MHSLNKGTEKVEVQLKWDPSPLGAPDSDLDLIAATYLARDPGGEPAYLVYFDSRSPDGTITLNRDSKNGKGLGIDESMTLELHRLGADYGRVIVGVAIQQNGGRLVFADVLNPEFRVMEGYTELSGGDFAEVAGATAATVAEFVRTGSGVWEFHPYVRGFDTDPNDFALTMGRRDL comes from the coding sequence GTGCACAGCTTGAACAAGGGGACCGAGAAGGTCGAGGTGCAGCTCAAGTGGGACCCGAGCCCACTGGGAGCCCCGGACAGCGACCTGGATCTCATCGCCGCCACGTACCTCGCCCGCGACCCCGGCGGGGAGCCCGCGTACCTGGTGTACTTCGACAGCCGGTCACCGGACGGCACTATCACGCTCAACCGGGACAGCAAGAACGGCAAGGGCCTGGGCATAGACGAGTCGATGACCCTGGAACTGCACCGGCTGGGCGCCGACTACGGCCGGGTGATCGTCGGCGTGGCGATCCAGCAGAACGGCGGGCGCCTGGTGTTCGCAGACGTCCTCAACCCGGAGTTCCGGGTGATGGAGGGCTATACGGAGCTGTCCGGGGGCGACTTCGCCGAGGTCGCGGGGGCCACCGCGGCCACCGTCGCGGAATTCGTCCGCACCGGGTCGGGTGTCTGGGAGTTCCACCCGTACGTCCGCGGCTTCGACACCGACCCCAATGACTTCGCCCTGACGATGGGGCGCAGGGACCTCTGA
- a CDS encoding SigE family RNA polymerase sigma factor — MDDTPGSGPEPAPGGAPGAGSGSPDAEFTRFVAARWRTLAHTAYLLTGDFHEAEDLVQVTLARIYPHWRRVRPETAEHYVRRALVNAGRSRYRKRRVVQLLLPFLPEAAAVDRDGGGPRAGESRDELMAALADLPQRQRAVVVLRYWEDLSAEEVAHTLGCSVGTVKSQASRALAKLRAHPALADHVPAGRFGDPR, encoded by the coding sequence GTGGACGACACCCCGGGGAGCGGGCCGGAACCGGCACCGGGCGGCGCGCCCGGTGCCGGTTCCGGCTCTCCCGACGCGGAGTTCACCAGGTTCGTCGCCGCCCGCTGGCGGACGCTCGCCCACACCGCCTATCTGCTCACCGGCGACTTCCACGAAGCGGAGGACCTGGTGCAGGTGACGCTGGCGAGGATCTATCCGCACTGGCGCCGGGTGCGACCGGAGACCGCGGAGCACTACGTCCGGCGGGCCCTGGTGAACGCCGGCCGCAGCCGCTACCGCAAGCGGCGCGTCGTCCAGTTGCTGCTGCCGTTCCTGCCGGAGGCCGCCGCCGTCGACCGGGACGGCGGCGGCCCGCGGGCCGGGGAGTCACGGGACGAGCTGATGGCCGCGCTGGCCGATCTGCCGCAGCGGCAGCGTGCCGTGGTGGTGCTGCGCTACTGGGAGGATCTGTCGGCCGAGGAGGTCGCGCACACCCTCGGCTGCTCGGTGGGCACCGTGAAGAGCCAGGCGTCACGCGCGCTGGCCAAGCTGCGTGCCCATCCCGCCCTCGCCGACCACGTACCGGCCGGCCGCTTTGGAGACCCCCGATGA
- a CDS encoding RNA polymerase sigma factor SigF, producing the protein MTTSPQSTGTSATLAGAPTAPAQAGDLPWIEDAGKVAPRDARALSKVFFDRLQSLEEGTQEYAYARNTLIEMNMSLVRFSARRFRGRGPEEMEDILQVGTIGLIKAIDRFELTREVEFTTFAVPYIVGEMKRFFRDTTWAVHVPRRLQELRVELAKARDHLATVLDAPPTVPELAAYLELTEEEVIDGLVAANGYTAGSIDLPTGDTDDAGSDGGRSYADTIGSCDPAMELVEDFQALAPLLSKLPERERQILEMRFGQELTQSQIGDALGYSQMHVSRILSHTLKDLRAAMLTES; encoded by the coding sequence GTGACGACTTCCCCGCAGTCCACAGGAACGTCGGCAACGCTTGCCGGGGCTCCCACAGCGCCCGCACAGGCAGGCGATCTGCCGTGGATCGAGGATGCCGGCAAGGTCGCTCCGCGCGACGCGCGCGCCCTGTCGAAGGTCTTCTTCGACCGGCTGCAGTCCCTCGAAGAAGGCACGCAGGAGTACGCGTACGCCCGCAACACGCTGATCGAGATGAACATGTCGCTGGTCCGCTTCAGCGCACGCCGCTTCCGCGGCCGGGGCCCTGAGGAGATGGAGGACATCCTCCAGGTCGGCACCATCGGGCTGATCAAGGCGATCGACAGGTTCGAGCTGACCCGTGAGGTCGAGTTCACCACCTTCGCCGTGCCCTACATCGTCGGCGAGATGAAGCGCTTCTTCCGCGACACCACCTGGGCGGTGCACGTGCCCCGCCGGCTCCAGGAGCTGCGGGTCGAACTGGCCAAGGCGCGCGACCACCTCGCCACCGTGCTGGACGCGCCGCCCACCGTGCCGGAGCTCGCGGCGTACCTCGAACTCACCGAGGAAGAGGTCATCGACGGACTGGTCGCCGCCAACGGCTACACGGCCGGCTCCATCGACCTCCCCACCGGTGACACCGACGACGCCGGTTCTGACGGCGGCCGTTCCTACGCCGACACCATCGGCTCGTGCGACCCGGCCATGGAACTGGTCGAGGACTTCCAGGCCCTCGCTCCCCTGCTGAGCAAGCTCCCCGAGCGCGAGCGCCAGATCCTGGAGATGCGTTTCGGCCAGGAGCTGACCCAGTCGCAGATCGGCGACGCGCTCGGCTACTCCCAGATGCACGTCTCCCGGATCCTCTCCCACACGCTGAAGGATCTGCGTGCGGCGATGCTCACCGAGAGCTGA
- a CDS encoding hydrophobic protein: MGPLLVVLLLALLLFGAGFAVNLLWWVAVVVLVVWLVGFVARSPGSGGSRGRWYRW; encoded by the coding sequence ATGGGACCGCTGCTTGTCGTTCTTCTGCTCGCACTGCTGCTCTTCGGCGCCGGATTCGCGGTGAATCTGCTCTGGTGGGTCGCCGTTGTGGTGCTCGTGGTGTGGCTGGTCGGCTTCGTCGCCCGTTCGCCGGGCTCCGGTGGCTCCCGCGGCCGCTGGTACCGCTGGTAG
- a CDS encoding TetR/AcrR family transcriptional regulator has translation MAASPQAGKSPRDRFRAQVRDEVKQAALEQLAHGGPQALSLNAIAKSLGLTGPALYRYFSSRDALLTELVVDAYTDLAGALAAAVEAGPAEPLTALVRAYRAWAVAEPHRYRLLFRAPLPDYDPQSADLVEAAQPAMNILITVVSALATDGTAHDDPSAADFARWAGQRGLTGVPAVAARESTLLWSELHGLAGLEIEQNFASMGIDPGPLYEAQAARALRALRGTAERGAS, from the coding sequence GCCCAGGTACGGGACGAGGTCAAGCAGGCGGCGCTGGAGCAGTTGGCGCACGGCGGACCCCAGGCACTCTCCCTCAACGCCATCGCCAAGAGCCTCGGGCTCACCGGCCCTGCGCTCTACCGTTACTTCAGCAGCCGCGACGCGCTCCTGACCGAGCTGGTCGTCGACGCCTACACCGATCTGGCCGGCGCACTGGCCGCCGCGGTCGAGGCCGGCCCGGCCGAACCGCTGACCGCCCTGGTACGCGCCTACCGCGCCTGGGCGGTCGCCGAACCGCACCGCTACCGGCTGCTGTTCCGCGCCCCGCTGCCCGACTACGACCCGCAGTCCGCCGACCTGGTCGAAGCCGCCCAGCCGGCGATGAACATCCTGATCACGGTGGTCTCCGCGCTCGCCACCGACGGCACGGCCCACGACGACCCGTCCGCCGCCGACTTCGCCCGCTGGGCCGGACAGCGCGGCCTCACCGGCGTCCCGGCCGTGGCCGCCCGCGAGTCGACGCTGCTCTGGTCGGAGCTGCACGGCCTGGCCGGTCTGGAGATCGAGCAGAACTTCGCCTCGATGGGCATCGATCCGGGCCCGCTCTACGAGGCCCAGGCCGCCAGGGCCCTGCGCGCGCTGCGGGGGACGGCGGAGCGCGGCGCCTCCTGA